The window GCAAAGTGAAAAATCGAGAATATTTGTGCATACAGAAACACTTTCCTTTCAAGATACCAAAATTGTCGACAAAAACAATTGAGGATTACATTCCACCACCACAATTTGTGCCAGAAATGGTGGTCAAAATTGCCATCAACCTCTAGTGATTGTAGATTTTGTGCTAATCAAGCACTGTGGGAAGCAAGAGTTACATCTTCCTAATATTGCATTTTGCTAGAATTGCCAGGTAATGTAAGTTGAGGATGACAAAAATGAACGAATGAATTAAGATACAGCCATGCTTCACACTATACATACTGGTTGTCCTTTCGTTATTAATTAATTGCCTTTTCCTTCATCCTCATTTAAAATGCGGTTCTGGAAATCACTCACCATTAAAGGCAGTCCCTCCCTCAGTGATATTTTTGGCTCCCAGTTCAACAGTTCCTTTGCTTTGCTGATGTCAGGTTTCCTCTTATGAGGATCATCAGCAGTATTTGGCTTGAATTCAATTGTCGCACTTGAATCAATTGTTTCTTTCACAACCTGTTCATTCAAGACAATGAGAAAAGTACTAGAGCGTTCCTTTGTAGATCTCTCGCCATTTGGAAGAAAGAAATTTACTCAACAACACCAAACACTTTTTGAATCTACGAATAAGCGAGTAAAGGGAGAACAACATTAAAAGCTCAAGCACAAATAGCATCCAAGTGTTTTAGAGTATTTTCAGAACGGTAAATGGAGTATATGAAAAAAAAAAATTAAGATAATGAAAAATGAGTCAAGTAAAAGATACCTCAGCAAGCTCTAGCATGGTGAACTCCCCAGGATTTCCCAGGTTGAAAGGCCCCACATGTTCACCTTCCATCAATGCTACCAGCCCATTAACCTATTATTGCAGAGCAAGTGTTTCAGATCATTCATCAATTATTTCAACAGCTTGAACTGTTTCAGGTGATAACACTATGATGTTCATATCCTTACAAAAGAAATATATAATGTCTGCTGGCTTTCAGCTCATGGTCTAAAGTTCAACAGGAAGCTGAAGATCATATGATTTATAGTACCAGGCATACAACATAGATTCTTCAGAGAGTTTTTCATAACATGTAAAAGCCCCAAGGGAATATGTAAAACTGGGCATCTGCTAAGGCTCCCGAGGAAGAAGCAAGAAATAACTACACAAGAGAAAAGAATAGAGAAAGGACATCCATACCAAATCAGAGACGTATTGGAAGCTTCTTGTTTGTTTACCATCACCATACACAGTCAATGGTTGTTTGCGAATAGCCTACACAAATAGCCAGAGGGATAAGTAAACATATGAGTGATAATCACAATAAGAAACACCCAATGTACTAGTCATGAATCATGCATAACAAAATAGGTGAGTGATTGACCTGAGCAACAAAATTGCTGACAACACGCCCATCATCCAAACACATACGTGGCCCATATGTATTGAAAATTCGAGCAATACGAACCTGAAAACAGAAAGCCTTGTGAGAGTCTGACAAGCCAACAATTGTGAATGAACAAAATACATCTTACTTGAAAGTATTTCATAAGCATTCAGATAAAACGACTTGCATAAGAGTGAGCATGGACAGATTAGAAGTGACACTAATCCAGGGTGAAAATTGGTATTACCATAAACTTCAAGCAATCATACAAGGAAAGACCAAACTGAGCTACCTTCCACCCCTAATTTTATAAAATCTAGGCTCACCTCTGGTTTGCAAACTTCTAGAAGGATCTTACTGAACATGCAAAAGGTTAAAACTTTTTCCACATTCACACTCAACACAAATGTGCATCAGCTTCAAAACATGTCATAATAAAAAGGTACATTGGATAGATATCCAAAAAAAAAAAAAAAAAAAACAGGGCATAGACCACATGTAGACATATTCGCCGGACCAACCAGCCAACTCCAAGTCTTTCTTTTTAACTTATAATTAATTTCCCTTTCGACCAATAAGTAACTCGAAGGCTACGTAAGAAGACTTAGAACTCTCAGAGCAAGAGAAACAAGGAAGCACACATACAGTTAATAACAGGACAGTATCTGAAGAATAAAATGGCATGGAACAAACACTGGAGAAATAAATATCAATCAGACATGCTGAGATACAACCATGGAGACCAACAACAACAAAAAGAAACATGATACAACCATGTAAGCACTCTGCATTCTAGGCCTTATAGTCCAGACACCAAGTTATAGCTTTCATAATTTGAATAAACCTACTATCGGACTGAAATCTTCAGTTACCTCAACACCTGCACCTCGATGATAATCCATAGACAGAGTCTCTGCCGTCCTCTTTCCTTCATCGTAACAGCTCCTCTCACCTACGCAATATAAAGCACAAGCACATTACATATAAACACATCATCAAGCAGCACAGCACAAGTACATTACAGATATAAACATCCAACATATCAAAACCAATAGCCAGCAACACACCTATAGGATTGACATTTCCCCAGTAAGTCTCCTTCTGAGGATGCTCCAGCGGATCGCCATAGACCTCACTGGTACTAGTGATCAAAAACCGCGCCCCAATTCGCTTCGCAAGGCCAAGCATGTTAAGCGTCCCCATCACATTGGTCTTGTAATCACAGTCAAGGTTAACCATTTCGAAAAAAAATGCCGAAAATTTAATCAAAAATCAACAATTTAAACAACACAAACACAAAAAGGATATGATTGTCTTGACCGGATTGTACTTATAGTGCACAGGCGAGGCCGGACAGGCCAAATGATAGATCTGATCGACCTCCAACAGAATCGGCTCAACGACGTCGTGTCGAATGAGCTCAAATCTCGGATTGCCGAAATGATGAGCCACATTCTCCTTCCTCCCGGTGAAGAAATTATCAATGACGATCACATCGTTCCCTCTCGAAAGCAGCTTATCCACAAGATGAGACCCGACGAACCCGGCGCCACCGGTGACGACGATCCTGAGGCGGCGCTTGCCGAGGCCGGCGGGGACGCGAGCGGCGTTGTTGCGGAGGTCGGAGGAAAAGGAGGCGGTGGAGATGCGGTCGTGGGAGACGACGGAGGAGGAGAAGGAGCGCGGGATGGAGGGGTGGGGGTCGGAGGGGGAGAGGCGGGAGAGAGTGGGCTGGAGGATGAAGAAGGTGGAGCCGATGAGGATTCCGACGAGGATGAAGAGGAGGCGTTGCTCTTTGAAGATGTAGTTGAGGGATCTGGGGAGGGATCTGGGGTGCTTCAAGGCTTTGGGGGAGTAGGAGGAGGAGAGCGAGGTTGGGATCTCTTCGTCCCTCCTGTGGTTCACGCTCGATTGCTTGTGTAGCTGTTTCATCATCGTCTTCTTCTGATGATGATGGTGACGGTGACGGAGTGAAGCAGCTGGGGAATTTAATGATCTATTTTTTCTGAGAAGGAAGGGAAGGAGTTGAAGGGTCTGTTTCGGAAAGAGGTAGAGTTGGTTATTATGAGGAAAATGAGATCGGGCCTTTTTGGAGTAGTTTGGAAGGGATTGTCGTTGTCCATTTGTCTTTGCTCACCAGCCGCGAGTGTATCCCAAATGAATAACATGTTTTTTTTTTATGGAAAACAAGAATTTCATTAAAACAAAACGTGGAGCTACGAGAACATCCTAAGTTTATAATGTCGAATAGTAGAACTCTGGATGTATTATTTGGAACGCTATCCTCTCAATAGACATTACTTGAAACATTTGTGTCCTAAAATAAATGAATAACATGTTAGTTTGTATGTCGAGACATGTGTCGAAAACTTGAACGATACGACAGTATCATAATAAATTAGAACAATATATGAGAGACACGTATCAAACTCTATTGTAAAAATTCGAACTGAGTGATAAAAACATATTTCATTGCGATACTTATAATGATTGAGAAATCATATATAACATTGAGTAAAAACTCTACATTTGTAAGTTGAGGATGAGTAGCCCATTGGAACATGAAACTCTAACTATCGGAGCA of the Fragaria vesca subsp. vesca linkage group LG6, FraVesHawaii_1.0, whole genome shotgun sequence genome contains:
- the LOC101311976 gene encoding UDP-glucuronic acid decarboxylase 1-like; this translates as MMKQLHKQSSVNHRRDEEIPTSLSSSYSPKALKHPRSLPRSLNYIFKEQRLLFILVGILIGSTFFILQPTLSRLSPSDPHPSIPRSFSSSVVSHDRISTASFSSDLRNNAARVPAGLGKRRLRIVVTGGAGFVGSHLVDKLLSRGNDVIVIDNFFTGRKENVAHHFGNPRFELIRHDVVEPILLEVDQIYHLACPASPVHYKYNPVKTIKTNVMGTLNMLGLAKRIGARFLITSTSEVYGDPLEHPQKETYWGNVNPIGERSCYDEGKRTAETLSMDYHRGAGVEVRIARIFNTYGPRMCLDDGRVVSNFVAQAIRKQPLTVYGDGKQTRSFQYVSDLVNGLVALMEGEHVGPFNLGNPGEFTMLELAEVVKETIDSSATIEFKPNTADDPHKRKPDISKAKELLNWEPKISLREGLPLMVSDFQNRILNEDEGKGN